A single region of the Chryseobacterium culicis genome encodes:
- a CDS encoding GPW/gp25 family protein, translating to MDTPNYRMPFVPSTLMTEGGSIDTCDMGESIAHNIMLLITTKKGENRYDENYGNDVWNLEFDNGVTSAIWESVFIKSLRRQIQEYEPRIVNPQIDAHIQFVEHSYDTKEHTEIKKKVRIAINAKMEESGERFSFSTELFLSPMSID from the coding sequence ATGGATACACCAAATTACAGAATGCCTTTCGTACCGTCTACTTTAATGACCGAAGGCGGAAGTATCGATACCTGCGATATGGGGGAAAGTATTGCCCACAATATTATGCTGCTGATCACCACCAAAAAAGGGGAGAACAGATATGATGAAAACTATGGAAACGATGTTTGGAACCTTGAATTCGATAATGGAGTTACAAGTGCCATCTGGGAAAGCGTTTTTATCAAAAGTTTAAGGAGACAGATTCAGGAATATGAACCCAGAATCGTCAACCCGCAGATTGATGCTCATATACAATTTGTAGAGCACAGCTACGATACTAAAGAACACACCGAAATTAAAAAGAAAGTAAGAATTGCCATCAATGCAAAAATGGAAGAATCAGGGGAACGTTTCAGTTTTTCAACAGAGTTGTTTCTAAGTCCAATGTCTATTGATTAA
- a CDS encoding type VI secretion system baseplate subunit TssF, translating to MNLDQNIYSKESVKARMLQNATKVWGLRSPQSLDPFVKLLIDAFSTEVFKANNEIQTVNARILEKLAKLLTPSIYTHPIPAHSVAFTQPYESSEVLLEHTEFFFRKQMTSTVKSESDKQLNIPFTPVGNVRINKVHTSIMFVGNTCYSIDDRFNKIPIARFQGRPEDYRKITIGVDVSKYVSENFPKYLSIFCSNPAFEHLDFVYKLLPYITVSSNGNPLFVREGLSYLTESQNDGYEQMFKEQSIRNKVIEDIKSIYRHKFIEVTGISQSLFSEPGQLPQNLDFLAGKEEITKFLDNKSYLWLTFEFPPQFSAEILDNFSFVLNAFPVYNRGWKKTEYSLDIMGNNIPLVTDEGEHFLYVDEVQDGDGRKYTEIPFTPADDLKKGLYTVRKGGMERFTSRNAVDMIANVLELTRDEIAAFSLLNRDNVKGVLSEMSDKMKTMVQKVNNAKRNIRQELNYVIMEPVEKTDHTYAAFWITHCTLANHMRPGTELSNQLKSQTVVLLTETLGGAEEQKGTDSIQAYKYALTTRDKIISLEDVKNYCRMILKDEVREVRVRRGTMISNKPKEGFVRTVEVEIIPQNYSFYGRAYWENMANIIRNQIIAKAIDGIEYIVRINNEDVDFQDM from the coding sequence ATGAATTTAGATCAGAATATTTATTCCAAAGAATCTGTAAAAGCAAGAATGCTGCAGAATGCCACTAAAGTATGGGGATTGAGAAGTCCGCAGTCTTTAGATCCTTTTGTAAAACTGTTGATAGATGCATTCAGTACAGAAGTTTTCAAAGCGAATAATGAAATACAGACGGTAAATGCCCGTATATTGGAAAAACTGGCAAAACTTCTTACCCCGTCTATTTATACCCATCCTATTCCGGCTCATTCCGTGGCTTTTACACAACCTTATGAGTCTTCCGAAGTTTTATTGGAACACACTGAGTTTTTCTTCCGTAAGCAGATGACTTCTACGGTAAAATCAGAATCAGATAAACAGCTGAATATTCCTTTTACTCCGGTAGGAAATGTAAGAATTAATAAAGTTCACACATCCATCATGTTTGTAGGAAATACCTGCTACAGTATTGATGACAGATTCAATAAAATTCCTATTGCAAGATTTCAGGGAAGGCCTGAAGATTATAGAAAAATCACAATAGGAGTAGATGTAAGCAAATATGTAAGTGAAAACTTTCCAAAGTATCTGAGCATTTTCTGCTCCAATCCTGCTTTTGAACACCTTGATTTTGTTTATAAATTATTGCCGTATATCACGGTGTCAAGCAATGGTAATCCTTTATTTGTGAGAGAAGGACTGAGTTATCTTACAGAAAGTCAGAATGATGGCTACGAACAGATGTTCAAAGAGCAATCCATCCGAAATAAAGTGATTGAAGATATTAAAAGTATCTATCGTCATAAATTTATCGAGGTAACAGGAATTTCTCAAAGTCTTTTTTCAGAACCGGGGCAGCTTCCTCAGAATCTTGATTTTCTTGCAGGAAAAGAAGAAATTACTAAATTCCTGGATAATAAAAGCTACCTGTGGCTTACCTTCGAGTTTCCACCACAATTTTCGGCAGAAATACTTGACAATTTTTCCTTTGTTCTGAATGCTTTTCCCGTATACAACAGAGGTTGGAAAAAAACAGAATACAGCCTTGATATCATGGGAAATAATATTCCTTTGGTAACCGATGAGGGGGAACATTTTCTTTATGTAGATGAGGTGCAGGATGGTGACGGAAGAAAGTATACCGAAATTCCTTTTACTCCGGCTGATGATCTTAAAAAAGGATTGTACACCGTAAGAAAAGGAGGCATGGAACGTTTCACAAGCAGAAATGCTGTGGATATGATTGCCAATGTTCTGGAATTGACAAGAGATGAAATTGCCGCATTTTCCCTTTTGAACAGAGATAATGTAAAAGGAGTTCTCAGCGAAATGTCTGACAAAATGAAAACCATGGTTCAGAAAGTGAACAACGCCAAAAGGAATATCAGACAGGAACTGAATTATGTGATCATGGAACCTGTAGAAAAAACAGACCATACCTATGCTGCTTTTTGGATAACGCACTGTACGCTTGCCAATCATATGCGTCCGGGAACTGAACTTTCCAACCAATTAAAATCGCAAACTGTTGTACTGCTTACCGAGACATTGGGAGGAGCTGAAGAACAGAAGGGAACAGACAGTATTCAGGCTTACAAATACGCACTGACAACCAGAGATAAAATCATTTCTTTGGAAGACGTTAAAAACTATTGCCGCATGATTCTGAAAGATGAGGTAAGAGAAGTAAGAGTAAGAAGAGGAACAATGATCAGCAACAAGCCTAAAGAAGGTTTTGTAAGAACAGTAGAGGTAGAGATTATTCCGCAGAACTATTCTTTCTATGGAAGAGCCTATTGGGAGAATATGGCCAACATTATCAGAAACCAGATCATTGCCAAAGCCATTGACGGAATAGAATATATTGTAAGAATAAATAATGAAGATGTTGATTTCCAGGATATGTAA